A stretch of DNA from Babesia bovis T2Bo chromosome 2, whole genome shotgun sequence:
TGGAAAATACTGAATAACTAATGCTATGTGTAACATAAAGTAGGTGTACTCGGATATTAGCGCTACAGATTGTTGCCTTTACCTGTGATATGTTGGTGTACGCAATGTTTACCTCAAGATCCATTACACGTGAATGAGTATGCAATTAATCTGTTTCTGAGTTAATTCCTTGATACAAGACATCGGATTGAACGCTTTAACAAGGTAATTTTTTGATACTACTCATAGGTGTGTGGTATTACAGGCTAATTCCTTGAGATATCGTTTATATATCTGTTTATAATTTGGTTCATGGCCTATTGGTAGTGATACCGAGCAATGGTGTATAGATTTATGTCTACATAAATGAGATAACATTTTTCATCTGTATTGTGGCGTTTTAGCGACAATACTTCATTTGTATCTTGAGTCGTAAGAATCTACATTCTTACAGTGGAGCGTAATCACCATGGAGGCAAGTCAAGACCCTTGGCTGAGGAAGCCTTATAAAGAGCGTATTACCGAAAGTATATACCCACTGTTGTTGTGTGGTTGTAGGTTTATACTTTCGTTGACACAGTTTTCTGTGGCGGTTGACACTTTTGTTATGCTCAAGGAGCTTAACCGTATGAATAACGATTCGTTCGACGTGTCATTAAGGAATATCGCAGACACTGTCGAGCCAAAGGATTATGATTGGGTGCCAACATTAACCACACCAAAAGATCGTGGTGAAGCGATTACTACCAACTACGGTACCAATAAACTCTTTAACCTCTATATCATAAGGCTGTCACACTATTTCAGAAGGCAACTGGGAGAGATCGTCATCTGTCCCGCAACAATATCACTGATATTCATGACAGTGTTGACCGTATTTGACTTATATGAAATCCTGCAGTCAACTTACGCACGAGCTAAGCTGCAGCGCATTCGTACCTGGTTGCAGACGTCACTATATGTCTTCACATTCACGCTCATCACTCTGCAATTGGTGACACTGCTCTACGAGAGCAGTGAAATAGCACATATGGAAGTGGTGTACTCTTTTCTATTTGCATACGAATCAAGAATTGATACTCTTAATCCAATGCTCATGAAATCTGGAGTCAGGTCGCTCAAGTACCGATTGGTGGCATGCATCATTTTTAACATAGCCTCCCTGGTGCCCGATACCTACCTTATCCTCGTTAGGACAATACAGCCACTGAGGCTGTACACTATAGTGAATTCCATGAAAGTGGCCACCGGTCTAATTACACTGGGTACCCTTGTCATGATAGGGATCATGAAGTACTACATTCTCTCTGCACTCGACCCCAAGCTACTTGGTGACAAGACCTCAATACAGCTGATCCAACATAACCCACTTATGGATATCAACTACTATTATCCTAGAACAACAAACAAGGTTGACATGATCACTACCTCCAGCTCATTTATTTCACAGGAGCTCACTCACCTGCCAGTATTCAGCAATAGTGATCAAATTAACTTTAGGCTACTCAGGACAATCAAGGAATTGAGGTTGAATGAGGAGAATTATGGTTCAAAGGATGCTATTACTGTGACACAGAAAATAGTAAACCAATTTGAAAACAAACCAAGTCCTACCAATACCAATGTTGCACTAGAAACTAACATGGCCAACTATGCATTTGTCCAGAGTTCGTACGCACAGATGAAAACAGCATTAAACGTCCTACTACTGCTATGCGTGTACTTCACAATATCAGCACTGGGATTCGGACTGTACGCATTCCTCATGGTAATTAGGAGACACAagatttatatatatgtcaacCTGATTGTTGATGTGGTTGGCATCGTGTGGCAAGTATGTAACATTATACTGGCGGTTTACCCAATGGAAACCACGGAGTTTTTCTGCGATGCTGGAACGTACCTCCCGGGTACTGCAACACTCAACTTCGAGACGAACGCCGTATTCACATGGTTCTGCAGAGCTAAACCAATAGCGTCCCTGCTATTTGGTATGGCTATAGTTCAACTAGCCATATTCGTCTCGGACATTATCGTACTGTACCTCCTATGGAAGTGACATCGGCACTCAATGTCTAAAGTAACCCAGCAAACGCTGGAGCATGTTATCTAGACTCATTTTGTCGAACAACCTCCTAATGCGTCCTATGCTATATAGAATTGATGCCCAGTCGTATAGTTCCTGGTATATAAACAGGTCACCCTTGTAACTGTAACTGATGGTATACACTACTGTACACTTACCACGTGGAGTGCAGTGATTTAATATCATCTATAGATTTACTAAGCGACCAACGCAGAGCGCGTGATACGGTACCTTGTGTCGACAGATGCTCACGTTGAATGATAAATTGTGAGACGTAGGCCACGGAAGGAACAACTCCCACATTGTAACGGTGGCATAAATTATCACCCATTAAGCTTCCGCTACAGTCAACGCGGCCAAACTTAACAGATTTACCATCTTGAGTAAATTGGTGCGATAATGTAATAAATAAGTTCATAAACTGCCTGAGTATGTCAGACATAATGTACACAATGCTGCTTACCTAGAGATTGGATTATACGGCGAATAGAATAGTAGAATGTAGTCAGTAGTAGGTGGTTTCCGTAAGAGTGCATCAGCGCAGTCCCAAGATAGGTCAGTATATGAAGGTGGCATACGCAAGGGTGACTTGCCAGGCTTGTTTCGCTCCGGATCTACACCAATGCCCAAACCATACCTGATCTGGGTAAACAGCAGTCCGAGGTCTGTATAGATGATAAACACAGCATCAAAACTCACAACAAAGCTTGGAAATTAACATTTCTTGATAtaatgttacattattGTTAGCATTTAGTATAGTACTCCAAAATGACTATGATCGTGTCTACACATTCTCGTAGGGGGATTCCAAACTAGAATAGATGGAACAATACATCATGGGTATTTCCCGcttatatacacaactaAGGGGTATGAATAACTGTGATACGGCTGTATTGtggttacacattggtgtTATATCATGGAATCCTAATGGTAAACATCCACCCTAATAGGGATCCTACTATTATGGACAGAAGTAATATAGATAAATGGAGTTCAAAAGTACTGTTATCACCGCTTGTGTAGCTACTGCGCTGCAGCAAGCACAGGCATACGTGAATAGATCTATATCGAATATCGGTTGTCGCCATCGTGGCCATATGACTAATTCAAGATGTAGTGTACCAATACAGCGTCGCGCAATGGCTACGGAAGATAGAACTCATCAAGGATCGACCGCTGAATCCATGGATGAAAGAAAACGGAAGCTGGTATTCCTGAGGACATCAACAGGAAAGGGTACACAGGAGTGCTATGAAGCATTGAATGCAGCCCAGGGTGATTTGAAAAAGGCATTGGATATCATACGTAAAAGAATGGATAATTGCACTAGTAGCAGTTCAACTGCGGAAGTTATTGATCTGCTACACGGGAGAGTTGCTACCGTGTCATCTAATAATGTTGCCGTCATCCTGGAGATGAGATGTGAAACTGACTTTGTGTCTAGGAACCAGATTTTCATATCATTGACGAAGACATTCGCCAATGCAGCGCATCATGTGTTGAGCAATCATCCTGAAATAAGTAACACTGAATTATCCAAAAGCTTGTTAGGTCTTAAATGCATAAAATGTGGTCGCACACCAGGCGAGGCCGCTAATATAGCAAAGTCAGCACTAAATGAGAAAATGATAGTTACACGAATAGGGGTTGTAAGGGCCTCACAGGGAGATTTCGTGACGTCATACCTACACGGATCGTTACACGGTCAATATCCACTGAGCATGGTAGGATCAGCAGCGGCATTAATGAAGTACAATCTTGAGTATCCGGATACAATTGTTATACCACAGCCCGAGGAATGTTTACAATCAATAGGTAATACCATTGGAGACAACCACTCGGGAAATTGCTGCTGCATGGATACTACAGAATGCAATTATACTTCGCAACCTATATATGTTGAGCCTAGTAATCACACTGGGGACGCCGAATCAATAAAGCATAAACTATCACAATTCATAAAGCATATGGTTCAACATATTGTCGGGGCTAAACCACAAGCTATCAGCTTAGAGAGTTTTGACCCCGAAAAGGTACAGGCAGCAAGGCAGCAATTGGAAGCTGAGGCAGCAGCATCGGGCAAACCTAAAGAAACCATGGAAAGGATAGTCAATGGCAGAATACGCAAAATGTTCGGAGAACATGTACTAATGGAACAGGtaggtatataatatatcaataagTATACGCAGAAATGGGCATTTGATGGAGGTAAACCATCTGTATCGGCTGCAATAGATGATTTTACTAAAagatataaaatatacatcaAAATAAAAGAGATGATACAGCTATCAATTGCCGACGATATGCTAGCATACAAAGCGCCAGATGGTACTGAATACCACCAACCTAATATAGCATTTTAATTATATGGTAAAAGTAAATGTACCCAACTGATGGACAAAGTCATCAGCACGGTCAAAAGCTGTTGAGCCATACAAGAGGCTGTACTTTGAACGCTGGGAGTAATCCTGTATAGCAAGGCTTTCGTTATAAGAaccacccccaacaacAAATACTATACACCTACGAGCTGTAGACCTTTTGGTACCAGTGGGTAATGCAGTATCCGAAGTCTTAGGGTCAAAGTAGCTGAATTCCCCAGCCACCTTGTCGGAGTTGCCCAAAAGGTTCTCCAAGATACCTACAATACAAGGCTGCTTCTTACGTGGCAATAGCCTCCGGACACCCTTGAATAAATTGACACCAGTGTCTATCAGCTTGCTGCTGTACTCAGCCAGGCGCTTGTGGCTTTGTGCGTACTCTTTCTTAGGTGCCTCAGTACCGCGCTCATTTATCTGCTTTACACTAGAGAGGTCAGCTGCCTTAGCCTTGCCAATCTGCTGTAAAATGCCCTCACTAAAAGCTTTCATCTTCATTACATTACGAAGACCCTTTAAGCTCTCCTGCTGGATGCTGCCCCGTAGCTTAACACGGTTTTCCAGCTCATCCAAACGGCTGTCTGGTATAGTCGGTCGATGTAAAGCTATAAGTAACAGAGATCTGTAGAGGTCCATAGCCGAGCATTTGTCATTGGATAGCAGGTCCTCAAACTGCTGGAAACAGTTTTTCTCACTTAAAATGTCAACATCATAATCAAACTCATAGAATCGATCTAGTTCCCGAGACTTCACACTGTCGACCAACGATGTTGCCAGGTTTGTATGCATGTCCAATAAACGCTTATGCTCACTCAAATGAGGTATTGCATTCATAGCAGTGACTAAACTGCCAGCAGTGTCGACGTCATCCCGGTTTATACTAGAAACCTGAGAGTTGTAAGACTCCAAACTTGTTGCGATGTGCTGCGCCACGTCAGATAGTGGCAGCGATATTATAGACTGATATAACTTATCGCCGTATTCAAGGTCGTATGTAACTCTTTTGCCCTTGTCGCCAACAGAGTCGAGCACCACCTTGTCGAAGCTAATCCCGAAAACATCATGAACCAACGGTTGATAGTTCCAACTGTGCTGTAGCATCGGACTAAGATCAAATGTACGGTCAAGAATCAGTAGGAGAGGTCTGTTAAATGAACTTGATAGTGATACACCCAGCTGATGGCGAGCATTAAGGATCTCAAACAATTTGGCGTTCAACTTCTCAGCCACAGTTAATGCCGGTGATGGAGTACGCGGAACTACAATCACAGGAAGAACACCCATTGTAACAATAACGGATAATAGGCGGTCTACCACTCTATTAACTAAAGCGTCACCTTCCTCCGCATTCACAGCTCCGCCACAATAAAATGAAGAAAAACATCCAGGCAGGTTCAATGAAAACGAGGATGTTGCAACCATAGTAAAGTGAAGGTAACGATCCGTTATGGACGAAATGGACATGTGAGCATTGGCTTCCACCAATCTCCGAGCAAGCTCGCCAAGGTAATCGTCACTACTGTAAGTAGTGAAATTAATGTGCATCTGCTTGTATTTGCGACTCACAGCGTCAGATACTATGGCATCCAGGTTAGACACTGTTGGACTCAACAAGTACACTGCATCAACACCTGGGATTGATTCACGACGATCACTGATAAGTAGATTTAAAGTAACACCGAGGCTACGTAAAGTGCCAACCTTTAATATTGGCGAAAGTAACGCACGAGTCTCCTCATCGTATATCAGTATCTTCCACGTCTTCAAAGAACGACCGTCAGAATCATCGTCAACAGAAAGCTGTAGCATGTCACTAACAGCCTTCAACACAAGGTCGTGAAGTTCATCATACATCATGGTTAACGGTCTCTAATGTCAATCACGTGAACCTCGTAAAATAAATGACCATAATTACCAAATGATATTCCTAAGCGCCTGggaatataaacaacaaaTATAAGACATACCTTATCTCATCAATGCACATGTTGTAAACCACCTGGTTTAACGGAGTGACACTGTGCTTACCAGCCTATACCAAATGAAGTATGTTGAAATCCATGGCAGATATGCCCAAGGACATATGTGACCTACCTCAAAGGTCTGCCTAGCGACGCCAGATATATCGCGCTTTACAGAAGGAGAGAATGACCTAACCAATGCAGTGACAATGTCCCCGGGAACTACACAACGACTGTTAGGAATACCGGGTTTCAATACGCGTACAGAATGTTCGCTACTCAGCTCAGAAGTATCTAGTGGATACTCGGGTTCATAACATAAAAGAAATGGGACACACTGGAATAACAATAGATGTAACAACCAAGACAGATTTAACATGTACATAATGTATCTAGCACTGGTAATTATAATACAGATACAGAAACACAAATTAGTTCTATAAAGTGCGATAGTAACTAAATGTGCTCTCTATCTGAGGAATCCAGTTGCATATGTGTATACATGGGGATTTGTAAAAAGCTTTCGCGCATCTGAAATGCGCTAAACATACGAAATGGATCTACTAGAAATACATAAAAGACCGGTAGTCAGTCCAAGTTGGATATAATACGACTAACGTCACTGTGAAGTGACTTTACCTCAGCCATCAAGTCGTCCctgctatatattaaaCTTGGATTAGCCAACTTACAACCCAAGTAGATATAACCGCTCATGTAACTTGAATAATCTCGAAGCAATGTCTTCAAGAGACGCGCGTTGATTGAAGCttgatgatgaagagtCGCTTGAAAATGAAGGTGATTTGTATCCAAAAAAACCACCTTCGGAACCCTCAAGTGATGCGTACGGAGTATTACCGTGAATTAGGTCCCGGCATTCCATCATATCGGCTTTGGAAGTCACCTGGATAGTGTCTATAAAGTTATGTAGTGGAGTAGCCGGTGCGCTAGGTACGTAAACTGATGGATCACCAGGATCAGATAGACGTTTACGATACAATACACGAATCTTGTGAGCTTTAGCAATTAAGTGGCTTATATCCTCCATTGGCGGGAATTTGAATAAACGTTGAAGGCAGTAGTTAATATCGTTCTCCAGCACTGTTAGTTACATAACTGTATATAAAAAGACTTACAATTTAAACGGACGTATGATATCATTGCAATGGAGAAAAAATCCATCAGCTCAAATTGAAACTCCGGTAAACCACGGCTTTCAACCCTTGTTAAGAAGTGATCCGCAAATACAGCATCCCATAGGTTCAACGTGTCATTGATATTAAACTCACGACTGAATATGAGCCTTATCCAACGCATCAAAAATATGTGAGGCTCAAGTTCAATCTTTTGAAAATGCGTGAATAGAGGCATGTCATAAAGCTGTGAATAATGAATGCAATGATTAGTGTACTTATATAGGCATATCTCAC
This window harbors:
- a CDS encoding Thioredoxin-like family protein gives rise to the protein MLISKLCYLGLLFTQIRYGLGIGVDPERNKPGKSPLRMPPSYTDLSWDCADALLRKPPTTDYILLFYSPYNPISRQFMNLFITLSHQFTQDGKSVKFGRVDCSGSLMGDNLCHRYNVGVVPSVAYVSQFIIQREHLSTQGTVSRALRWSLSKSIDDIKSLHSTCYKGDLFIYQELYDWASILYSIGRIRRLFDKMSLDNMLQRLLGYFRH
- a CDS encoding Elongation factor TS family protein codes for the protein MEFKSTVITACVATALQQAQAYVNRSISNIGCRHRGHMTNSRCSVPIQRRAMATEDRTHQGSTAESMDERKRKLVFLRTSTGKGTQECYEALNAAQGDLKKALDIIRKRMDNCTSSSSTAEVIDLLHGRVATVSSNNVAVILEMRCETDFVSRNQIFISLTKTFANAAHHVLSNHPEISNTELSKSLLGLKCIKCGRTPGEAANIAKSALNEKMIVTRIGVVRASQGDFVTSYLHGSLHGQYPLSMVGSAAALMKYNLEYPDTIVIPQPEECLQSIGNTIGDNHSGNCCCMDTTECNYTSQPIYVEPSNHTGDAESIKHKLSQFIKHMVQHIVGAKPQAISLESFDPEKVQAARQQLEAEAAASGKPKETMERIVNGRIRKMFGEHVLMEQKWAFDGGKPSVSAAIDDFTKRYKIYIKIKEMIQLSIADDMLAYKAPDGTEYHQPNIAF
- a CDS encoding putative integral membrane protein, with protein sequence MEASQDPWLRKPYKERITESIYPLLLCGCRFILSLTQFSVAVDTFVMLKELNRMNNDSFDVSLRNIADTVEPKDYDWVPTLTTPKDRGEAITTNYGTNKLFNLYIIRLSHYFRRQLGEIVICPATISLIFMTVLTVFDLYEILQSTYARAKLQRIRTWLQTSLYVFTFTLITLQLVTLLYESSEIAHMEVVYSFLFAYESRIDTLNPMLMKSGVRSLKYRLVACIIFNIASLVPDTYLILVRTIQPLRLYTIVNSMKVATGLITLGTLVMIGIMKYYILSALDPKLLGDKTSIQLIQHNPLMDINYYYPRTTNKVDMITTSSSFISQELTHLPVFSNSDQINFRLLRTIKELRLNEENYGSKDAITVTQKIVNQFENKPSPTNTNVALETNMANYAFVQSSYAQMKTALNVLLLLCVYFTISALGFGLYAFLMVIRRHKIYIYVNLIVDVVGIVWQVCNIILAVYPMETTEFFCDAGTYLPGTATLNFETNAVFTWFCRAKPIASLLFGMAIVQLAIFVSDIIVLYLLWK
- a CDS encoding Sec1 family protein, whose translation is MMYDELHDLVLKAVSDMLQLSVDDDSDGRSLKTWKILIYDEETRALLSPILKVGTLRSLGVTLNLLISDRRESIPGVDAVYLLSPTVSNLDAIVSDAVSRKYKQMHINFTTYSSDDYLGELARRLVEANAHMSISSITDRYLHFTMVATSSFSLNLPGCFSSFYCGGAVNAEEGDALVNRVVDRLLSVIVTMGVLPVIVVPRTPSPALTVAEKLNAKLFEILNARHQLGVSLSSSFNRPLLLILDRTFDLSPMLQHSWNYQPLVHDVFGISFDKVVLDSVGDKGKRVTYDLEYGDKLYQSIISLPLSDVAQHIATSLESYNSQVSSINRDDVDTAGSLVTAMNAIPHLSEHKRLLDMHTNLATSLVDSVKSRELDRFYEFDYDVDILSEKNCFQQFEDLLSNDKCSAMDLYRSLLLIALHRPTIPDSRLDELENRVKLRGSIQQESLKGLRNVMKMKAFSEGILQQIGKAKAADLSSVKQINERGTEAPKKEYAQSHKRLAEYSSKLIDTGVNLFKGVRRLLPRKKQPCIVGILENLLGNSDKVAGEFSYFDPKTSDTALPTGTKRSTARRCIVFVVGGGSYNESLAIQDYSQRSKYSLLYGSTAFDRADDFVHQLGTFTFTI